In Bacteroidetes bacterium GWF2_43_63, a genomic segment contains:
- a CDS encoding peptide transporter — MKRKLIKTILGYIALSYIVLMALVAVFGYFIIPDATSNANSQHVEIALQKPGFECKFLEIPMPAAEKVSFLEKLLGGEPMSVSSKAIFSYYFRKDSLYIETYTGLNPNEGLTEVYDCRQLQNAWTAQNGDLAVASGIELEKFIVSNMIVKKKFLLGTDRFGRDYLSRIVLGSRVSITVGLVAVFIALIIGITLGAIAGFYGGIIDRFLVWLFSVVWSLPTILLVIAVTFALGKGFWQIFVAIGVTFWVDIARVVRGQVMSIKERDYIEAATALGIRKRKIIFRHILPGIRGPVIVLAASSFSSAIMTEAGLSFLGIGVQPPVATWGGMVKEYYSHLVLDSAYLALLPGLAIVLAVMAFMIIGNELRDNLDVKNA; from the coding sequence ATGAAACGCAAGTTAATCAAAACTATTCTGGGCTACATCGCATTGAGCTACATCGTTCTGATGGCTCTGGTTGCGGTATTTGGCTATTTCATTATTCCCGATGCAACAAGCAACGCTAATAGCCAGCATGTTGAAATTGCTTTGCAGAAGCCGGGTTTCGAATGTAAGTTCCTTGAAATTCCAATGCCGGCGGCAGAAAAAGTTTCTTTCTTGGAAAAGCTGCTTGGGGGCGAACCTATGTCGGTGAGCAGCAAAGCCATTTTTAGCTATTATTTCAGAAAAGATAGTTTGTACATCGAAACCTACACAGGTCTGAATCCAAACGAAGGGTTGACTGAAGTTTATGACTGCCGGCAGCTGCAAAATGCGTGGACGGCTCAGAACGGCGATTTGGCGGTGGCTTCAGGAATTGAGCTGGAGAAGTTTATTGTCTCCAACATGATTGTTAAAAAGAAATTCTTACTTGGCACCGATCGTTTCGGACGCGACTATTTGAGTCGCATTGTTCTGGGATCGCGCGTTAGCATTACCGTTGGTCTGGTTGCGGTTTTCATAGCATTAATTATTGGAATTACGCTTGGAGCCATTGCCGGATTTTATGGCGGAATTATCGATCGCTTTTTAGTCTGGCTTTTCAGTGTTGTGTGGTCGCTGCCGACGATTCTGCTTGTGATTGCTGTTACATTCGCATTGGGCAAAGGTTTCTGGCAGATTTTTGTTGCCATTGGAGTTACATTCTGGGTCGATATTGCGCGTGTTGTGCGTGGTCAGGTGATGTCGATCAAAGAACGTGATTACATAGAAGCCGCAACAGCACTTGGAATAAGAAAAAGGAAAATAATTTTTCGTCATATATTGCCGGGCATTCGTGGACCAGTGATTGTGCTGGCTGCATCTTCGTTTTCATCGGCGATTATGACTGAGGCCGGGCTCAGTTTTCTTGGAATTGGAGTCCAACCACCGGTAGCAACCTGGGGTGGAATGGTGAAAGAATACTATAGTCATTTGGTGCTCGATAGCGCTTACCTTGCATTGTTGCCCGGTTTGGCAATAGTTCTGGCGGTAATGGCGTTTATGATTATTGGGAATGAATTACGTGACAATCTGGATGTGAAAAATGCATAA
- a CDS encoding energy-dependent translational throttle protein EttA has product MSDDKKIIFSMVGVNKIYPPQKQVLKNIYLSFFYGAKIGVLGLNGSGKSSLLKIIAGTEAPTEGDVVFSPGYSIGMLDQEPHLDDDKTVKQIVEEAVQPVVDILKEYEDVNNKFSEPMSDDEMNALIVRQGELTELIEQNDAWELDSRLERAMDALNCPPSDQFVKNLSGGERRRVALVRLLLQKPDILLLDEPTNHLDAESVQWLEKHLQDYQGTVIAVTHDRYFLDNVAGWILELDRGEGIPWKGNYSSWLEQKSARLAQEEKTESKRRKTLERELEWIRMAPSARHAKGKARLNAYEKLLSQDVKEKESKLELFIPDGPRLGSQVIEASNISKAFDNKLLFENLSFAVPPNAIVGIIGPNGAGKTTLFRLIMGLDKTDTGTFVVGETVKLGYVDQSHASIDPDKTVYQALSNGVDTIRVGGREINARAYVSRFNFNGPDQEKKCGVLSGGERNRLHLALALKEEANVLLLDEPSNDIDINTLRALEEGIDSFAGCAMVISHDRWFLDRICTHIMAFEGDSSVVFFEGSFSEYEENRKKRQGDSPVRFKYKKLSV; this is encoded by the coding sequence ATGAGCGACGACAAAAAAATCATTTTCTCCATGGTGGGTGTGAATAAAATTTATCCACCCCAGAAGCAAGTACTCAAAAACATTTACCTTTCATTCTTCTACGGAGCCAAAATTGGCGTTTTGGGTCTCAATGGAAGTGGTAAATCATCATTGCTGAAAATCATTGCCGGCACTGAAGCGCCCACCGAAGGCGATGTGGTTTTTTCTCCGGGATATTCCATCGGAATGCTTGATCAGGAGCCACATCTCGACGATGACAAAACCGTAAAGCAAATTGTTGAAGAAGCCGTTCAACCGGTGGTCGATATTCTGAAAGAATACGAAGACGTCAATAATAAATTTTCTGAACCCATGAGCGACGATGAAATGAATGCCCTCATCGTCCGTCAGGGAGAGCTTACTGAACTTATTGAACAAAACGACGCATGGGAGCTCGACTCGCGTCTGGAACGAGCCATGGATGCGCTCAACTGTCCGCCATCGGATCAGTTTGTGAAAAATCTCAGCGGTGGAGAGCGCCGACGTGTTGCGCTGGTGAGGCTGCTGTTGCAAAAACCCGACATCCTGCTACTCGATGAGCCCACCAACCACCTTGATGCCGAATCGGTTCAGTGGCTCGAAAAACATTTGCAGGATTATCAGGGAACTGTCATTGCTGTTACCCACGACCGTTATTTTCTGGACAATGTAGCCGGCTGGATTCTCGAGCTCGATCGCGGCGAAGGCATCCCATGGAAAGGAAACTACAGCAGCTGGCTCGAGCAGAAATCTGCGCGACTGGCGCAGGAAGAAAAAACCGAATCGAAACGACGCAAAACTTTGGAGCGCGAACTTGAATGGATTCGCATGGCACCATCGGCCCGTCACGCCAAAGGAAAAGCACGTCTGAACGCCTACGAAAAACTGTTGAGCCAGGATGTAAAGGAAAAAGAATCAAAACTGGAGTTGTTCATTCCCGACGGTCCAAGACTTGGAAGCCAGGTGATTGAAGCCAGTAATATCAGCAAAGCTTTTGACAATAAATTACTGTTCGAAAATCTGAGTTTTGCTGTTCCGCCAAACGCCATTGTTGGCATCATCGGCCCCAACGGCGCAGGTAAAACAACATTATTCAGACTTATTATGGGTCTTGATAAAACCGACACAGGTACTTTTGTTGTTGGTGAAACAGTAAAACTGGGTTATGTTGACCAGTCGCATGCCTCGATTGATCCTGATAAAACCGTATATCAGGCTCTCAGCAACGGAGTTGACACCATTCGTGTCGGCGGCCGCGAAATCAATGCCCGGGCTTATGTGAGCAGGTTCAACTTCAACGGGCCCGATCAGGAAAAGAAATGCGGAGTACTTTCAGGAGGTGAGCGCAACCGCCTGCATCTGGCACTGGCACTTAAAGAAGAAGCCAATGTACTTTTGCTCGATGAGCCATCAAACGACATTGACATCAACACCCTGCGGGCACTCGAAGAAGGCATAGATTCCTTTGCTGGCTGCGCTATGGTTATCAGTCACGACCGATGGTTTCTCGATCGTATATGCACACATATAATGGCTTTCGAAGGCGATTCATCTGTGGTGTTTTTCGAAGGTAGCTTTAGCGAATACGAGGAAAACCGCAAAAAACGACAGGGGGACTCACCTGTAAGATTCAAATACAAAAAGCTTTCTGTTTAA
- a CDS encoding 2-C-methyl-D-erythritol 2,4-cyclodiphosphate synthase — translation MEIRQGIGYDLHRTVPGRPLIIGGVNIPSDFGLSGHSDADVLIHALCDALLGALALGDIGSHFPDTDPAYKGIDSMILLKKTMELVSAAGYKIINIDAVVVAERPKLMPFKMQMAENIAAALNTDRTHVSVKAKTNEGVDAVGRGEAISAQVVVLLFKNP, via the coding sequence ATGGAAATCCGCCAGGGAATTGGTTATGACCTTCACCGTACGGTGCCCGGACGACCATTGATTATTGGCGGAGTCAATATCCCTTCTGATTTTGGATTATCCGGACACAGCGATGCCGATGTGTTAATTCATGCTTTGTGTGATGCGCTGCTTGGCGCTCTGGCACTGGGCGACATAGGTTCGCATTTTCCCGATACCGATCCCGCATATAAGGGAATTGACAGCATGATTCTGCTGAAAAAAACAATGGAACTTGTTTCTGCAGCGGGATATAAAATCATTAATATCGACGCAGTCGTTGTTGCAGAGCGGCCAAAGCTGATGCCTTTCAAAATGCAGATGGCCGAAAATATTGCTGCTGCGCTGAATACGGACCGCACACATGTATCGGTGAAAGCCAAAACCAACGAAGGTGTCGATGCCGTAGGACGTGGCGAAGCAATATCTGCGCAGGTGGTGGTGCTGTTGTTTAAAAACCCTTGA